A window from Lachnoanaerobaculum umeaense encodes these proteins:
- the rho gene encoding transcription termination factor Rho — MRDKLQTLSLVQLKEIAKEQGFKGVSNLNKANIIELLVEFSENQNKGAEKNEGGSSEMTTRDNSYQRDNYSNQNNYSNQNNYSNQNRNNYGSTQRNNVNQNRTMGYNNSYQNGQRYNNQGNMPNHYQNQNQYNNQNQYNGANQYQNQYNGSNQYQNQYSQQNQSGYRNEYYDNQFVSRFPRDYGTDIRDLDSGEVAEGILEVMPDGFGFIRCENFLPGDNDVYVSPAQIKKFKLKTGDVVSGMKKIKTASEKFAALLYINTVNSFSPDTLETRPNFEDLTPIFPNSRIHLAKDDSASKAMRIVDLLSPIGRGQRGMIVSQPKAGKTTLLKEIAKSITANQEDMHLIILLIDERPEEVTDIKEAIVGDNVEVIYSTFDEVPERHKRVSEMVIERAKRLVEHGKDVVILLDSITRLARAYNLTVAPSGRTLSGGLDPTALHMPKRFFGAARNIREGGSLTILATALVDTGSRMDDVVFEEFKGTGNMELVLNRKLSEKRIFPAIDVLKSSTRRDDLLLSPDEAEVVSLMRKATDMAKPEEVAERIIEEFNLTNNNEELVASILGRGRFI, encoded by the coding sequence ATGAGAGATAAATTACAAACTTTATCATTAGTACAGTTAAAAGAAATTGCAAAAGAGCAGGGATTTAAGGGAGTCAGTAACCTAAATAAAGCAAATATAATAGAATTATTAGTAGAGTTTTCTGAAAATCAGAATAAAGGAGCAGAAAAAAATGAAGGAGGTTCGTCTGAAATGACGACAAGAGATAATTCATATCAAAGGGATAATTATTCAAATCAAAATAATTACTCAAATCAAAATAATTATTCAAACCAAAACAGAAATAATTATGGTAGTACACAGAGAAATAATGTAAATCAGAACAGAACAATGGGATATAATAATTCATATCAGAATGGACAAAGATACAATAATCAGGGGAATATGCCTAATCATTATCAAAACCAAAACCAGTACAATAATCAAAATCAGTACAATGGTGCAAATCAATACCAAAACCAGTATAATGGTTCAAATCAATATCAAAATCAATATAGCCAGCAAAATCAGTCCGGCTATAGAAATGAATATTATGATAATCAGTTTGTTTCAAGATTTCCAAGGGATTATGGAACAGATATAAGAGATTTGGATTCAGGAGAGGTTGCAGAGGGCATTCTTGAGGTAATGCCTGACGGATTTGGATTTATTAGATGTGAGAACTTTTTGCCGGGAGATAATGATGTATATGTTTCGCCTGCACAGATAAAGAAGTTTAAGTTAAAAACCGGTGATGTTGTATCGGGGATGAAGAAGATAAAGACAGCTTCAGAAAAGTTTGCAGCTCTCTTATATATAAATACAGTAAATTCATTCTCACCGGATACATTAGAGACAAGGCCTAATTTTGAGGACTTGACACCAATATTCCCTAATAGTAGGATACACCTTGCCAAAGATGATTCAGCATCAAAGGCAATGAGAATAGTGGACCTGCTTTCACCGATAGGTAGAGGACAAAGAGGTATGATAGTTTCACAGCCAAAGGCAGGAAAGACAACTCTTTTGAAGGAGATTGCAAAGTCCATTACAGCAAATCAAGAGGATATGCATCTTATCATATTGCTTATAGATGAGAGACCTGAAGAGGTTACAGATATTAAAGAAGCAATAGTGGGGGATAATGTGGAAGTTATATATTCTACATTCGATGAAGTACCTGAGAGACATAAGAGAGTATCTGAAATGGTTATAGAGAGAGCAAAGAGACTTGTGGAGCATGGAAAAGATGTAGTTATATTACTAGATTCTATCACAAGACTTGCCAGAGCTTACAATCTTACAGTAGCACCAAGTGGTAGAACATTATCCGGAGGTCTTGATCCTACTGCACTTCATATGCCAAAGCGTTTCTTTGGAGCTGCAAGAAATATAAGAGAGGGTGGAAGCCTTACAATACTTGCTACAGCTTTAGTGGATACAGGTAGCAGAATGGATGATGTTGTGTTTGAGGAGTTTAAGGGTACCGGAAATATGGAGTTGGTGCTTAACAGAAAACTTTCTGAAAAGAGAATATTCCCTGCAATAGATGTTTTGAAGAGTTCTACAAGAAGAGATGATTTACTTTTAAGCCCTGATGAGGCGGAAGTAGTTAGCTTGATGAGAAAAGCAACTGATATGGCAAAGCCTGAAGAGGTAGCTGAAAGAATTATTGAAGAATTTAATTTGACAAATAATAATGAAGAGCTTGTTGCATCTATTTTAGGAAGAGGACGTTTTATTTAA
- a CDS encoding replication-associated recombination protein A, with protein MDLFDYMKEVNEKSDAPLASRLRPDSLDSIVGQEHILGKDKFLYRAIKADKLSSIIFFGPPGCGKTTIAKVIANTTKSNFKQINATTAGKKEMEEAVSEAKIAFSMYKRKTILFIDEIHRFNKSQQDYLLPFVEEGTVILIGATTENPFFEVNKALISRSRVLELKSLSHKDIESILYKAINDKERGMGRYDVDISNDAVEFISKSVDGDARNALNALELAILTTDISEDGKIHIDINIISECIQKKILKYDKDGTTHYDTISAFIKSMRGSDPDATMYYLAKMLYAGEDIKFIARRIVICAAEDVGLADPIALNIATNAFLAVERVGMPEARIILAEAANYIACAPKSNASYLAINAALKFVKENSDFDIPKHIRNANYDGEKDIGIGVGYKYAHDFENHFVEQQYLPDEMKDTVFLNLTDMGFEKSIKTHLNKIKKKDR; from the coding sequence ATGGACTTATTTGATTATATGAAAGAAGTTAATGAAAAGAGTGATGCCCCGTTAGCTTCAAGGTTAAGGCCCGATTCTTTAGATTCAATAGTAGGGCAGGAACATATTTTGGGGAAAGATAAATTCTTATATAGAGCGATAAAGGCTGACAAACTGAGTTCAATTATATTCTTTGGACCTCCGGGATGCGGAAAGACAACTATAGCAAAAGTCATTGCAAATACCACCAAATCAAATTTTAAACAAATAAATGCCACTACGGCCGGAAAAAAAGAGATGGAAGAGGCGGTGTCTGAGGCAAAAATAGCCTTTTCAATGTATAAGAGAAAAACTATTTTATTTATTGATGAAATTCATAGATTTAATAAATCACAGCAAGATTATTTGCTGCCCTTTGTGGAAGAAGGTACAGTAATACTTATTGGTGCAACTACAGAAAATCCTTTCTTTGAGGTAAATAAGGCCTTGATTTCAAGATCCAGAGTATTAGAATTAAAATCACTTTCACATAAAGATATAGAATCCATTTTATATAAGGCAATAAATGATAAAGAAAGAGGGATGGGAAGATATGATGTAGATATTTCTAATGATGCAGTAGAGTTTATTTCTAAAAGTGTAGATGGTGATGCAAGAAATGCATTGAATGCGTTAGAATTAGCTATTCTAACAACAGATATTTCAGAAGATGGTAAAATTCATATAGATATAAATATTATTAGCGAATGTATTCAAAAAAAGATTTTAAAATATGATAAGGACGGAACAACTCACTATGACACTATTTCTGCCTTTATAAAGAGTATGAGGGGCTCAGATCCTGATGCAACTATGTACTATTTGGCTAAAATGCTTTATGCAGGTGAAGATATAAAATTTATTGCAAGGCGAATAGTAATATGTGCAGCGGAAGATGTGGGTCTGGCAGATCCCATTGCTTTAAACATTGCTACAAATGCTTTTTTGGCAGTGGAAAGGGTGGGAATGCCTGAGGCAAGAATAATTTTGGCAGAGGCAGCAAATTATATAGCCTGTGCACCAAAGTCAAATGCATCATACCTGGCAATAAATGCGGCATTAAAATTTGTAAAAGAAAATAGTGATTTTGATATTCCAAAACATATAAGAAATGCAAATTATGATGGGGAAAAAGATATAGGAATAGGAGTGGGTTATAAGTATGCCCATGACTTTGAAAATCATTTTGTAGAACAACAGTATTTACCTGATGAGATGAAAGATACGGTATTTTTAAATCTAACAGATATGGGATTTGAAAAATCAATCAAAACACATTTAAATAAAATAAAAAAGAAAGATAGATAA
- a CDS encoding DNA gyrase/topoisomerase IV subunit A, translating into MAEKILRTEYSEEMQKSYLDYSMSVITARAIPDARDGLKPVQRRVLYDMSELRIFSDRPHRKSARIVGDTMGKYHPHGDSSIYETLVVLSQDFKKGMPLIDGHGNFGSIEGDGAAAMRYTEAKLAKFAEEVYLKDLERTVEFISNYDETEKEPEVLPVRVPNLLINGAEGIAVGMSTSIPTHNLLEVCNTCIAYIKNRNIDTKGLLEVLHGPDFPTGGIIANKRDLLDIYSTGNGKIKLRGKIEVELGRKKSDKDKLIISEIPYTMVGAGINKFLIDVANLVETKKLSDVVDISNQSDKNGTRIVLELRKDADIEKIKNILYKKTKLEDTFGVNMLAIVDGRPEILSLKDILKNYIEFQYEITTKKYNILLNKELEKKEIQEGLIKAVDVIDLIIAILRGSKNLAQAKKCLTSGDTTGINFKVKSLEKDAKKLSFTDKQAQAILDMRLYKLIGLEIEALLKDNATTLKNIEEYENILKNHKNMDKLFIKDLEKIKKDFATPRKTLIEDAKEAVYVEEPIASEEVIFVMDKFGYCRLLDRSTFDKNAETVESENTYVFPIMNTDRVCIFSNTGVLYKIKVMDLPMSKLRDKGTPIDNLTKFDSSVEEIMLAVSEDSMRGNFILMITKNGYIKKVSSEEYKTNNKQVASTKLMDEDILIAVKILLPRANTDICIVSDAGYILKFNVSEVNEFKKSTRGEKAITLGYNEFVDSLYLTADSRLANVNGKEVTLSKVRLSHRGYKGQKMK; encoded by the coding sequence ATGGCTGAGAAAATATTGCGAACGGAATATTCAGAGGAAATGCAAAAATCCTACTTGGATTATTCCATGAGTGTTATAACCGCAAGGGCTATACCTGATGCGAGAGATGGCTTAAAGCCTGTACAAAGAAGAGTTTTGTATGATATGAGTGAGCTGAGGATTTTCAGTGACAGACCTCATCGTAAATCAGCAAGAATAGTGGGTGATACTATGGGTAAGTATCACCCACATGGTGACAGCTCAATATATGAAACCTTGGTAGTTTTGAGTCAGGACTTTAAAAAGGGAATGCCACTGATAGACGGACATGGAAATTTCGGATCTATAGAGGGTGACGGAGCTGCTGCTATGAGATATACAGAGGCAAAGCTTGCAAAATTTGCTGAGGAAGTATATCTGAAGGATCTTGAAAGAACTGTTGAATTTATTTCAAACTATGATGAAACTGAGAAAGAACCGGAAGTGCTTCCGGTAAGAGTGCCAAACCTATTGATAAATGGTGCTGAAGGTATTGCAGTAGGTATGTCAACATCAATACCTACTCACAATCTACTGGAGGTATGTAATACCTGTATTGCCTATATAAAGAACAGAAATATTGATACAAAGGGGCTTTTGGAAGTATTACATGGTCCGGATTTTCCAACCGGTGGAATAATAGCCAATAAAAGAGACTTGCTTGATATTTATAGTACAGGAAATGGTAAGATAAAACTTAGAGGTAAGATAGAAGTAGAGCTTGGAAGAAAAAAAAGTGACAAGGATAAACTGATTATTTCTGAGATTCCTTATACTATGGTTGGTGCAGGTATAAATAAATTTCTTATAGATGTAGCAAATCTTGTTGAGACTAAGAAGCTTTCTGATGTTGTAGATATCAGTAATCAATCAGATAAGAATGGAACCAGAATAGTGCTGGAGCTTAGGAAAGATGCCGATATTGAAAAAATAAAAAATATTCTTTATAAAAAGACTAAACTTGAAGATACTTTTGGTGTAAATATGCTTGCCATTGTAGATGGTAGGCCGGAGATACTCTCATTAAAGGATATTTTAAAGAATTATATTGAGTTTCAATATGAGATAACTACAAAAAAGTACAATATTCTTTTAAATAAAGAGCTTGAGAAGAAAGAAATACAGGAAGGTCTTATAAAGGCAGTAGATGTTATAGATCTTATTATTGCAATACTTCGTGGTTCAAAAAATCTTGCTCAAGCTAAGAAATGTCTTACATCAGGTGATACCACAGGAATTAACTTTAAAGTGAAATCACTTGAAAAGGATGCAAAAAAACTTTCGTTTACAGATAAACAGGCACAGGCAATTTTGGACATGAGACTTTATAAGCTTATAGGTCTTGAGATAGAAGCACTTTTAAAGGATAATGCGACAACTCTCAAAAATATAGAGGAATATGAAAACATTCTAAAAAACCATAAAAATATGGATAAGCTTTTTATAAAGGACTTGGAAAAGATAAAAAAGGATTTTGCAACTCCTAGAAAAACTTTAATTGAGGATGCCAAGGAAGCGGTGTATGTAGAGGAACCTATAGCCAGTGAGGAAGTAATCTTTGTCATGGATAAGTTTGGTTATTGTAGGCTTCTAGACAGAAGCACCTTTGATAAAAATGCAGAAACTGTAGAAAGCGAAAATACCTATGTATTCCCGATAATGAATACTGATAGAGTATGCATTTTTTCAAACACCGGTGTTTTGTATAAAATTAAGGTAATGGATTTGCCGATGTCAAAATTAAGAGATAAAGGAACACCAATTGATAATCTAACTAAATTTGATAGTAGTGTAGAAGAGATAATGCTGGCAGTAAGTGAAGACAGTATGCGTGGTAACTTTATACTTATGATTACAAAAAACGGATATATCAAGAAAGTATCCAGTGAGGAGTATAAAACCAATAATAAGCAAGTAGCTTCTACAAAGCTTATGGACGAAGATATTCTCATAGCTGTGAAGATACTATTACCGAGAGCTAATACAGATATATGTATTGTAAGTGATGCCGGATATATTCTAAAGTTCAATGTTTCAGAGGTGAATGAATTTAAGAAAAGTACAAGGGGAGAAAAGGCAATAACTTTAGGATATAATGAGTTTGTAGATAGCTTATATTTAACAGCAGATAGCCGACTTGCTAATGTAAATGGAAAAGAAGTTACTCTTAGTAAAGTAAGATTAAGCCATAGAGGATACAAGGGCCAGAAGATGAAATAA
- a CDS encoding DNA gyrase/topoisomerase IV subunit B, producing the protein MQDYNAGSITVLEGLEAVRVRPGMYIGGVGVKGLNHLIYEIMDNSIDEHLAGFCKNIWVTLNADGSCTVKDDGRGIPVEMHQKGISAERVVLSTLHAGGKFDNESYKTSGGLHGVGSSVVNALSNFLDIKISRDGYIHHDRYEKGVPKIELKKGLLPTIGKTRETGTEITFLPDDTIFEVTKFRADWLKSRMHESAYLNPGLILHFINMRENEKEEKTFHEPEGIVAYVKELNKGKDVMHAPISYKGVCDNIEVEIAIQFVDAFEENILGFCNNIFTQEGGTHIAGFKTKFTGLINTYARDLGILKDKDSNFTGADTRNGMTAIISVKHPNPMFEGQTKTKLASADATRAVLTVTGDELTRFFDRNVDVVKSIISCAEKSAKIRKAEERAKTNMLTKSKFSFESNGKLANCESKDPSKCEIFIVEGDSAGGSAKTARNRNFQAILPIRGKILNVEKASIDKVLANAEIKTMINTFGCGFSEGYGNDFDISKLRYDKIILMTDADVDGSHIDTLLLTFLYRFMPELIYDGHVYIAMPPLFKVVPKRGEGVYLYDEKALEDYKKKHKDNFTLQRYKGLGEMDAEQLWETTLDPERRVLKRVEIEDARLASEVTELLMGSDVAPRRNFIHEHAREAVIDA; encoded by the coding sequence ATGCAGGACTATAATGCAGGCAGTATTACAGTACTTGAAGGGCTTGAAGCAGTCAGAGTAAGACCCGGTATGTATATTGGTGGAGTAGGTGTTAAGGGGTTAAATCACCTTATCTATGAAATAATGGATAACTCTATAGATGAACATCTTGCAGGATTTTGCAAGAATATATGGGTAACTTTGAATGCAGATGGTTCTTGCACTGTAAAGGATGATGGTAGGGGAATACCTGTTGAAATGCATCAAAAGGGAATTTCTGCAGAAAGAGTGGTATTGTCCACTCTACATGCAGGTGGAAAATTTGACAATGAATCATATAAAACCAGTGGTGGCTTACATGGAGTGGGTTCATCAGTGGTTAATGCTTTGTCAAATTTTTTGGATATTAAGATATCAAGAGATGGATATATCCATCATGATAGATATGAAAAGGGTGTACCAAAGATAGAATTAAAAAAAGGACTTTTGCCTACTATTGGAAAGACAAGGGAAACAGGTACAGAGATTACTTTTTTACCGGATGATACTATCTTTGAAGTTACTAAGTTTAGAGCAGACTGGTTAAAGTCAAGAATGCATGAAAGTGCATACTTAAATCCCGGACTTATATTGCATTTCATAAACATGAGGGAAAATGAAAAAGAAGAGAAAACTTTTCATGAGCCTGAAGGAATAGTTGCCTATGTGAAGGAACTGAATAAAGGAAAAGATGTAATGCATGCTCCGATATCTTATAAGGGAGTATGTGACAATATAGAGGTTGAAATAGCTATACAATTTGTAGATGCTTTTGAGGAGAATATATTAGGATTTTGTAATAATATATTCACACAGGAGGGCGGTACTCATATAGCCGGATTCAAGACAAAGTTTACCGGATTAATAAATACATATGCTAGGGATTTGGGAATATTAAAGGATAAGGACAGTAATTTTACCGGTGCAGATACCAGAAATGGAATGACTGCCATTATCAGTGTAAAGCATCCTAATCCTATGTTTGAAGGTCAGACTAAGACAAAACTGGCATCAGCAGATGCCACAAGGGCTGTACTTACAGTTACTGGAGATGAGCTTACAAGATTTTTTGACAGAAATGTAGATGTGGTAAAATCTATAATTTCTTGTGCGGAAAAGTCTGCCAAGATAAGAAAGGCTGAGGAGAGAGCCAAGACAAATATGCTTACAAAGTCAAAGTTTTCATTTGAATCAAATGGTAAATTGGCAAATTGTGAGTCAAAAGATCCAAGTAAATGTGAGATATTTATTGTAGAGGGAGATTCTGCAGGAGGTTCAGCTAAAACTGCGAGAAATAGAAATTTTCAGGCTATTTTGCCTATTAGAGGTAAGATTTTGAATGTTGAAAAGGCTTCTATTGACAAGGTTCTTGCAAATGCGGAAATAAAAACCATGATAAATACCTTTGGATGTGGATTTTCTGAGGGTTATGGTAATGATTTTGATATATCAAAGCTTCGATACGATAAGATAATACTTATGACTGATGCGGATGTAGACGGAAGTCATATAGATACTTTACTTTTGACATTTTTATACAGATTTATGCCGGAACTTATATATGACGGACATGTGTATATTGCAATGCCACCACTTTTTAAGGTAGTACCGAAAAGGGGTGAGGGGGTTTATCTTTATGATGAGAAAGCACTGGAGGATTATAAAAAGAAACATAAAGATAATTTTACACTACAAAGATATAAGGGACTTGGAGAGATGGATGCCGAACAGCTTTGGGAAACAACCCTTGACCCTGAAAGAAGAGTATTAAAAAGAGTTGAAATAGAAGATGCAAGGCTTGCAAGTGAAGTTACAGAGCTTTTGATGGGTTCAGATGTGGCACCAAGAAGAAACTTCATACATGAACATGCAAGAGAAGCAGTAATTGATGCATAG
- the fba gene encoding class II fructose-1,6-bisphosphate aldolase, with protein MLVSAKEMLDKAKAGHYAVGHFNINNLEWTKSILSVAQEMNSPVILGVSEGAGKYMTGYKTVAAMVKAMIEEMGITVPVALHLDHGSYEGCKKCIEAGFSSIMFDGSHFSIEENIEKTKELVDLAHANGMSLEAEVGSIGGEEDGVVGAGEFADPNECKMIADLGVDFLAAGIGNIHGKYPANWPGLNFDVLAKVQEQTGNLPLVLHGGTGIPADMIQEAINLGVSKINVNTECQLSFAEATRKYIEAGKDLEGKGFDPRKLLAPGAEAIKATVREKIELFGSANKA; from the coding sequence ATGTTAGTATCAGCAAAAGAAATGCTTGATAAGGCAAAAGCCGGACATTACGCAGTAGGACATTTTAATATCAACAACTTAGAGTGGACAAAGTCTATATTGTCAGTAGCTCAGGAGATGAACTCTCCGGTTATCCTTGGAGTTTCTGAGGGTGCAGGAAAGTATATGACAGGTTACAAGACAGTAGCAGCGATGGTAAAGGCAATGATAGAGGAGATGGGAATTACAGTTCCTGTAGCACTCCACCTTGACCATGGTTCATATGAGGGATGTAAGAAATGTATTGAAGCAGGATTTTCTTCAATAATGTTTGACGGTTCTCATTTCTCAATCGAAGAGAATATTGAAAAGACAAAGGAGCTTGTAGATTTGGCACATGCAAATGGCATGTCTCTTGAAGCTGAGGTAGGCTCAATTGGTGGCGAGGAAGACGGTGTTGTAGGTGCAGGTGAGTTTGCAGATCCAAATGAGTGCAAGATGATTGCAGACCTTGGAGTAGATTTCCTTGCAGCAGGTATCGGTAATATCCATGGTAAGTATCCTGCAAATTGGCCGGGTCTTAACTTTGACGTTTTGGCAAAGGTACAGGAGCAGACAGGAAATCTTCCATTAGTTCTTCACGGTGGTACAGGCATTCCTGCAGATATGATTCAGGAAGCTATAAACCTTGGAGTATCAAAGATAAATGTTAATACAGAATGTCAGCTCTCATTTGCAGAGGCTACAAGAAAGTATATTGAAGCAGGAAAGGACCTTGAAGGTAAGGGATTTGACCCGAGAAAGCTTTTAGCACCGGGTGCTGAGGCTATCAAGGCTACTGTAAGAGAGAAGATAGAACTTTTCGGTTCAGCAAATAAGGCTTGA
- a CDS encoding zinc ribbon domain-containing protein, which yields MATVIYKCENCGGPVKYSATLGKFNCEYCNTVYSEEEVKRLSLLSQREDVIADGDGEYLEYHCPSCGANIVTDETTVATTCYYCNNPIVMSGKLESSQMPTRVIPFKVDKARALESFDNWMKKKKFVPKSFYNDKKEIEEINGVYFPYWLYNTNVFVDLDREGSRTYTRTEGDYRVTYEKHFRIIRKGDVEVKNLPKLALAKSNKVLVESVYPFDFNNAINFDSSYLSGFVAEKKDIEKEALMSSIEEDVYKYSKKVVRDSMTNESVNIINSDFSIKPGKFDYAMLPVWAISYNDKESNQNFFFSVNGQTGKVVGKLPIDKNKLYLSGLLAIVPIFAIIIAILNFTGNLQTSSFLVTLVGSIVAYIIYITRVISEYNMTNSSVVNRGVNQIDFNNNYAEKIEYCKDIDLGTRTISRTRINRK from the coding sequence ATGGCAACAGTAATTTATAAATGTGAAAACTGTGGTGGTCCGGTAAAATATTCTGCTACATTAGGTAAGTTTAATTGTGAATATTGTAATACCGTGTATTCAGAAGAGGAAGTAAAGAGGCTGAGTCTCTTATCGCAGAGAGAAGACGTAATAGCAGACGGTGATGGAGAGTATCTCGAATATCATTGTCCAAGTTGCGGTGCTAATATTGTAACAGATGAGACTACAGTGGCTACAACTTGCTATTACTGTAATAATCCTATAGTAATGTCCGGAAAACTGGAAAGCTCACAGATGCCTACAAGAGTTATTCCATTTAAGGTGGATAAAGCTAGGGCATTGGAATCTTTTGATAATTGGATGAAGAAAAAGAAGTTTGTTCCAAAGAGCTTTTATAATGACAAGAAAGAGATTGAAGAGATCAATGGAGTATATTTTCCATATTGGCTATATAATACCAATGTATTTGTTGATTTAGATAGAGAGGGAAGTAGAACCTACACAAGAACTGAGGGTGACTATAGGGTAACCTATGAGAAACACTTTAGAATTATAAGAAAGGGCGATGTGGAGGTAAAGAATCTTCCAAAGTTGGCACTTGCAAAGTCAAATAAGGTATTGGTAGAATCTGTATATCCTTTTGATTTTAATAACGCTATAAATTTTGATTCCTCGTATCTGAGTGGATTTGTAGCTGAAAAGAAGGATATAGAGAAGGAAGCACTTATGTCTTCAATAGAGGAAGATGTATACAAGTACTCTAAAAAAGTTGTCAGAGATTCTATGACTAATGAAAGTGTAAATATAATAAACAGTGATTTCAGCATTAAACCGGGAAAATTTGATTATGCTATGTTGCCGGTTTGGGCGATTTCTTATAATGATAAAGAAAGTAATCAAAATTTTTTCTTTAGTGTAAATGGACAAACCGGTAAGGTGGTTGGTAAACTGCCTATAGATAAAAACAAATTGTATTTATCAGGTCTTTTAGCTATAGTACCTATATTTGCAATAATTATTGCAATACTTAATTTCACCGGGAATTTACAAACAAGCAGTTTTCTTGTTACTTTGGTAGGAAGTATCGTAGCTTATATAATTTATATAACAAGAGTTATTTCTGAGTATAATATGACAAATTCAAGTGTTGTAAATAGAGGTGTAAACCAGATAGACTTTAATAATAACTATGCTGAGAAGATAGAGTATTGTAAAGATATTGACCTGGGCACAAGAACAATCAGCAGAACAAGAATAAATAGAAAGTAA
- the thrC gene encoding threonine synthase: MEFIKYKSTRGKETGVNASEAILKGLADDGGLFMPEKFPKFDFSLEDLKGKRYQEVAYEVMKLLLSDYTKEELMDCIEKAYDEKFDTEEIAPLVKAEGAYFLELFHGDTIAFKDMALSILPHLLTTAAKKNGIKNKIVILTATSGDTGKAAMSGFCDVEGTGIIVFYPKDGVSNVQRLQMVTQKGDNTDVVAIHGNFDDAQSGVKKIFSDKEFANKLSENGIQLSSANSINIGRLVPQIAYYVYAYVKLLESGNIATGEKINVCVPTGNFGNILAAYIGKQMGLPIDKLICASNENKVLFDFFENGVYDRNRKFVLTSSPSMDILISSNLERLIYLSCGSDGEYVSKLMKDLSVGGKYEVTEAMKEFMKDFIGGFADEKKNFEGIKSLYDSTGYIIDTHTGVAFSVYEDYKNATKDMTKTVIASTASPYKFADSVLEAIFGQKQDMGDFEVIDKLHEIGAPDIPRAILEIKDAKIRHTRECDSADMQKEVEDILFNNRR; the protein is encoded by the coding sequence ATGGAATTCATAAAGTATAAAAGTACCAGAGGCAAAGAGACCGGAGTCAATGCGTCAGAGGCTATTCTTAAAGGATTGGCAGATGATGGTGGCCTATTTATGCCTGAGAAATTTCCAAAGTTTGATTTTTCTTTGGAGGATTTAAAGGGGAAAAGATATCAGGAAGTTGCCTATGAGGTAATGAAACTTCTTTTAAGTGATTATACAAAAGAAGAACTGATGGATTGTATAGAGAAAGCATATGATGAGAAGTTTGATACAGAGGAAATAGCTCCATTGGTAAAGGCGGAGGGGGCATATTTCTTGGAACTTTTCCACGGTGATACTATAGCATTTAAGGATATGGCACTTTCGATTTTGCCGCATCTACTGACAACCGCTGCTAAGAAGAATGGTATAAAAAATAAGATAGTTATTCTTACAGCTACAAGTGGAGATACAGGTAAGGCTGCAATGTCAGGATTTTGTGATGTAGAGGGTACAGGTATTATAGTATTTTATCCTAAGGACGGTGTCAGCAATGTACAGAGATTACAGATGGTGACACAAAAGGGTGATAATACAGATGTGGTTGCTATACATGGGAATTTTGATGATGCACAAAGTGGAGTAAAGAAAATATTTTCTGATAAAGAGTTCGCAAATAAACTTTCTGAAAATGGAATCCAACTCTCCAGTGCAAACTCTATAAATATAGGACGTCTGGTACCACAGATAGCTTATTATGTATATGCTTACGTTAAGTTATTAGAAAGTGGCAATATAGCTACAGGTGAAAAGATAAATGTATGTGTTCCTACAGGAAATTTTGGTAATATACTTGCAGCATATATTGGAAAACAGATGGGGTTACCTATAGATAAGCTTATATGTGCATCAAATGAAAATAAAGTTTTGTTTGATTTCTTTGAAAATGGAGTTTATGATAGAAACCGTAAGTTTGTTTTAACATCATCACCGTCTATGGATATACTTATTTCAAGCAATCTGGAAAGATTGATCTATTTAAGTTGTGGAAGTGACGGAGAGTATGTTTCAAAGCTTATGAAGGATTTATCAGTAGGTGGAAAGTATGAAGTTACTGAAGCTATGAAGGAATTTATGAAAGACTTCATAGGCGGATTTGCTGATGAAAAGAAGAATTTTGAGGGTATAAAATCTCTGTATGACAGTACAGGTTATATTATAGATACACATACCGGAGTGGCATTTTCTGTATATGAGGATTATAAAAATGCTACAAAGGATATGACAAAGACAGTCATAGCATCCACAGCAAGTCCATATAAGTTTGCGGATAGTGTTCTTGAAGCAATATTTGGACAGAAGCAGGATATGGGAGATTTTGAAGTCATTGACAAATTGCATGAGATTGGAGCACCTGATATTCCTAGAGCTATCTTAGAGATAAAGGATGCAAAGATTCGACATACAAGAGAATGTGACAGTGCAGATATGCAAAAAGAAGTAGAAGATATTCTATTCAACAACAGGAGGTAG